The following proteins are encoded in a genomic region of Thioclava nitratireducens:
- a CDS encoding fructosamine kinase family protein, protein MDEAERIGTEAARLLGMSPQRVKPLAGGDLSPVLAMDLPSGERVIAKGGPSPETEAEMLRTLAEAGARVPKVLAVSRICLVMEALPQSGGLRGAGWLELGESLLRQHRAPGAPDDTPYGWPVDYAFGPVPIPNAGQATWTEFWAEARLRPSLPELPAPLARRVERLAAQIDEHLPPRPFPSLLHGDLWAGNVLGEQGHLSGLIDPACYYGDAEVDLAMLHLFGAPGREFAVGYGALPPGWEARRAIYQLWPALVHLRLFGAGYHGMVAGLLDRIGV, encoded by the coding sequence ATGGACGAAGCCGAACGGATAGGAACCGAAGCTGCACGCTTGCTGGGTATGAGCCCGCAGCGGGTCAAGCCGTTGGCGGGCGGCGATCTGAGCCCGGTTCTGGCGATGGACCTGCCGAGTGGGGAGCGGGTGATCGCCAAGGGCGGGCCGAGCCCGGAGACCGAGGCAGAAATGCTTCGAACGCTGGCCGAGGCGGGCGCGCGGGTGCCGAAGGTGCTTGCGGTCTCTCGGATCTGCCTCGTTATGGAGGCGCTACCCCAGAGCGGCGGGCTGAGGGGCGCGGGCTGGCTGGAACTCGGCGAGTCGCTTCTCCGCCAACACCGTGCGCCGGGGGCGCCCGATGATACGCCCTATGGTTGGCCCGTCGATTACGCTTTCGGCCCGGTGCCGATCCCGAACGCAGGGCAAGCGACATGGACCGAGTTCTGGGCCGAGGCAAGGCTGCGCCCGTCGCTGCCCGAACTGCCCGCGCCGCTCGCCCGCCGGGTCGAGAGGCTCGCGGCGCAGATCGACGAGCATCTGCCGCCACGCCCGTTCCCGTCCTTGCTGCATGGCGATCTCTGGGCGGGAAACGTGTTGGGCGAACAGGGTCACCTGAGCGGGTTGATCGACCCGGCATGTTATTACGGCGACGCGGAGGTCGATCTCGCGATGCTTCATCTCTTCGGCGCGCCGGGGCGGGAATTTGCCGTGGGCTACGGCGCGCTGCCGCCCGGTTGGGAAGCGCGCCGGGCGATCTATCAGCTATGGCCCGCGCTCGTGCATCTGCGCCTGTTCGGGGCCGGTTATCACGGAATGGTGGCGGGGCTTCTGGACCGGATCGGCGTCTAA